A stretch of Brachyspira suanatina DNA encodes these proteins:
- a CDS encoding AIPR family protein → MYNKIKEDISQEYYTKTFPNDGQRFIAWYLRNIFNLDEYETKDCITDGAGDKQIDAVYINNQNSTIYIIQGKFHEKENIDSKPLREVLSSWIQIQNLEELQHNANEKLKVKITEIASALDDDYSICFELITTSELTDSAKNDLEIFQKTISENDKFNANLIVVDNETLQTRYNEALNMNRPYINHNFSVESNKYMEMYIGNKKAVIAAIPLKECIKIPGIKDGSLFRKNVRQSLGMDNKVNKGIAHTLRSDPEKFFFLHNGITAICSSINIDNGIISVKELNVVNGCQSLNTIFNCSQSIRNTDNAYIMFRFYEINDAQYADNISTSTNSQSTVKARDLRSNDKNVLMMKKDYEQYFSDGYFITKRGEFADPLKYNTAHIVDLTLLGKQLIAWHSQRPTISYSESKIFDKYFDQLFHREYKAENIQALHELYDNILKNWNNKNPLRLNEALLAMKAYIPFHHLYAISLLFCEVNQMHDLVPNPYIVLEKLKNNNLLNTVIKFTAQSLNIAFEIAREEAINNNKVFSPQNWSKAKASLKDIRNAVKGQYSTLELSNKDFFDTIDNSLQLEKDNFESRWAAD, encoded by the coding sequence ATGTATAATAAAATTAAAGAAGATATTTCACAAGAATATTATACAAAAACTTTTCCTAATGATGGACAGCGTTTTATAGCATGGTATCTTAGAAATATATTTAATTTAGATGAGTATGAAACAAAAGATTGTATTACAGATGGAGCAGGTGATAAACAGATAGATGCAGTTTATATAAATAACCAAAACTCAACTATTTATATTATTCAAGGAAAATTTCATGAAAAAGAAAATATAGATTCTAAACCTTTAAGAGAAGTATTATCATCATGGATTCAAATTCAAAATTTAGAAGAATTACAGCATAATGCTAATGAAAAACTTAAAGTAAAAATTACTGAAATTGCATCTGCACTTGATGATGACTATAGTATATGTTTTGAATTAATTACAACATCTGAATTAACAGATTCTGCAAAAAATGATTTAGAAATATTTCAAAAAACTATTTCTGAAAATGATAAATTTAATGCTAATCTCATAGTTGTAGATAATGAAACTTTACAAACACGATACAATGAAGCATTAAATATGAATAGACCTTATATTAATCATAATTTCAGTGTTGAATCAAACAAGTATATGGAAATGTATATTGGTAATAAAAAAGCTGTTATAGCAGCAATACCTTTAAAAGAATGTATTAAAATTCCTGGTATTAAAGATGGTAGTTTATTTAGAAAAAATGTACGTCAGTCTTTGGGTATGGATAATAAAGTGAATAAAGGCATAGCCCATACATTAAGGAGTGACCCGGAAAAATTTTTTTTCCTTCATAATGGTATAACTGCTATTTGTTCGTCAATAAATATTGATAATGGTATTATAAGCGTAAAAGAACTTAATGTAGTAAATGGTTGCCAATCATTAAATACTATATTTAACTGCAGTCAATCAATACGCAATACTGACAATGCGTATATAATGTTCCGTTTTTATGAGATAAATGATGCTCAATATGCTGATAATATTAGTACATCAACTAATTCTCAAAGTACTGTAAAAGCTAGAGATCTTAGAAGTAATGATAAAAATGTACTTATGATGAAAAAAGATTATGAACAGTATTTTTCAGATGGATATTTTATTACTAAACGCGGAGAATTCGCTGATCCGCTTAAATATAATACGGCTCATATCGTAGATTTAACATTATTAGGAAAGCAGCTAATAGCTTGGCATTCTCAAAGACCTACTATTTCATATAGCGAAAGTAAAATTTTCGATAAATATTTTGATCAATTATTTCATAGAGAATACAAAGCAGAAAATATACAAGCATTGCATGAGTTATATGATAACATTTTAAAAAATTGGAATAATAAAAATCCATTAAGACTAAATGAAGCCCTACTTGCTATGAAAGCATATATACCATTTCATCATTTATATGCCATTTCTCTATTATTTTGTGAAGTAAATCAAATGCATGATTTAGTACCAAATCCTTATATAGTGTTAGAAAAATTAAAAAATAATAATTTACTTAATACAGTAATAAAATTTACTGCTCAATCTTTAAATATAGCATTTGAAATAGCGAGAGAAGAAGCTATTAATAATAACAAAGTATTTAGCCCTCAAAACTGGAGTAAAGCAAAAGCTTCATTAAAAGATATACGTAATGCTGTAAAAGGTCAATATAGTACTTTAGAATTGAGTAATAAAGACTTTTTTGATACAATAGATAACTCATTACAACTTGAAAAAGATAATTTTGAATCACGCTGGGCTGCTGACTAA
- the jag gene encoding RNA-binding cell elongation regulator Jag/EloR, which translates to MLVKEFSGKSEKEAVSKALEELNLTEDQVRIEVIDKGKRTLLGFGEESPTIIRVYYEEISTNLGEFQSIVSNILKYMGVEAEVTAKEESEKRIYINISTDDSGVLIGKKGATLEALQFIISLIASKKFNDDIERHIILDVDGYRERREETLKHIARQAAQQAKKTRRVVALDPMSPYERRIIHLELQNDNDVETKSDGEPPYRSVKVYSKRKGGYNNKRYNDRGGYNKSYYRNR; encoded by the coding sequence ATGTTAGTAAAAGAGTTTAGTGGTAAATCAGAAAAGGAAGCCGTTAGTAAGGCACTGGAGGAACTTAATCTTACGGAAGATCAGGTTAGAATTGAGGTAATAGATAAGGGTAAACGAACATTGTTAGGTTTTGGAGAGGAATCTCCTACTATTATAAGAGTTTATTATGAAGAAATTTCTACAAATTTGGGTGAATTTCAATCTATAGTATCTAATATATTAAAATATATGGGGGTTGAGGCTGAAGTTACTGCTAAGGAAGAGAGCGAAAAGAGAATTTATATTAACATTTCTACAGATGATTCTGGTGTATTAATAGGAAAAAAAGGTGCTACATTGGAGGCTTTACAATTTATAATTTCATTAATAGCTTCTAAGAAATTTAATGATGATATTGAAAGACATATTATATTGGATGTTGATGGATACAGAGAAAGACGCGAAGAAACTTTGAAGCATATTGCTCGTCAAGCTGCGCAGCAGGCTAAAAAGACTAGAAGAGTTGTAGCTTTAGATCCTATGTCGCCTTATGAGAGGAGAATCATACACTTAGAACTTCAAAATGATAATGATGTTGAAACTAAGAGTGATGGTGAGCCACCATACAGAAGTGTAAAAGTATATTCAAAAAGAAAAGGCGGTTACAATAATAAAAGATATAATGATAGAGGCGGTTATAATAAATCATATTATAGAAACAGATAA
- a CDS encoding ATP-binding protein, whose product MSNDKKIKKVKNTKYFRKSPPIQLDTGFVSLERFMAINEYDDGSFSREYNCDIINRKGRDAVIIVPYTYIDNQIHVLMISTFRPVVYYREKVMTGKKIEEIDEHIMNFLEFPAGMLEEDEINEKNPNQGIKKCAKRELEEETGYNVDLKKINVLGHRYYSSSGIITERINIATCDITGLTPKKEIQTDGSVMEENIESFFVPFDKAMRWCKEGVIKNAGTEIGLYRLYFSILYEHQKNHNLILQKRLHALLNEINSLKKSAEHYNKLIREFKATVSHELRHPFTEIMGYINLLKKNNMPEEKREEFFNIVSRSIKKLYDTNNNLIQIALKDDESYKYVSEFNIKEELDIIIEGYKFIYPKNINIEMNIEKNCTTLIGYHERFRLIMEGIISNAFKFTKSGTISINVRTLDTIEKKELDFSPDLFNYHTMKNIIPNEIEIIVKDTGKGIKPSKLKKVFIPFYQADSRFEREYGGMGIGLSVVKDLLDTMQGTINIDSSEGAGTIVKLRMPFGIPSKN is encoded by the coding sequence ATGTCCAATGATAAGAAAATAAAAAAAGTAAAAAATACTAAATATTTCCGTAAATCTCCGCCTATACAATTAGATACAGGATTTGTAAGCTTAGAAAGATTTATGGCTATAAATGAGTATGATGACGGTTCTTTTTCCAGAGAATATAACTGCGATATAATAAATAGAAAAGGAAGAGATGCTGTTATTATAGTACCATATACTTATATAGACAATCAAATACATGTTCTTATGATAAGTACTTTCAGACCTGTTGTTTATTACAGAGAAAAAGTAATGACAGGAAAAAAAATAGAAGAGATAGATGAACATATTATGAATTTCTTAGAGTTCCCTGCTGGAATGCTTGAAGAAGATGAAATTAATGAAAAGAATCCTAATCAGGGAATAAAAAAATGTGCTAAAAGAGAACTTGAAGAAGAAACAGGATATAATGTAGATTTAAAAAAAATAAACGTATTAGGTCATAGATATTATAGTTCTTCAGGCATTATAACAGAAAGAATCAACATTGCCACATGCGACATAACAGGATTAACTCCGAAAAAGGAAATACAAACCGACGGCTCTGTAATGGAAGAAAATATAGAATCTTTTTTTGTACCTTTTGATAAGGCTATGAGATGGTGTAAAGAAGGTGTTATAAAAAATGCCGGTACTGAAATAGGACTTTATAGACTTTATTTCTCTATACTATATGAACATCAAAAGAATCATAATTTAATACTTCAAAAAAGGCTTCATGCTCTTTTGAATGAAATAAATTCTCTCAAAAAAAGTGCTGAACATTATAATAAATTAATAAGAGAATTCAAAGCAACCGTTTCTCATGAATTAAGACATCCGTTTACAGAAATTATGGGATACATTAATCTTCTTAAAAAGAATAATATGCCTGAAGAAAAAAGAGAGGAATTCTTTAATATTGTCTCAAGAAGTATTAAAAAACTTTATGATACTAATAACAATCTTATACAGATAGCTTTAAAAGATGATGAAAGTTATAAATATGTATCAGAATTCAATATTAAAGAAGAGCTTGATATTATTATAGAAGGTTATAAATTCATTTACCCTAAAAATATAAATATAGAAATGAATATAGAAAAAAACTGCACCACATTGATAGGATATCATGAAAGATTCCGGCTTATAATGGAAGGCATAATATCCAATGCTTTCAAATTCACAAAATCCGGAACTATATCAATAAATGTAAGAACTTTAGATACTATAGAAAAAAAAGAACTTGATTTCTCTCCAGACTTATTTAATTATCATACTATGAAAAATATTATACCTAATGAAATTGAGATAATAGTAAAAGACACTGGAAAGGGAATAAAGCCTAGCAAATTAAAAAAAGTATTCATACCTTTTTATCAAGCCGATTCAAGATTTGAAAGAGAGTACGGCGGAATGGGTATTGGTTTATCTGTTGTAAAAGATTTGCTTGATACTATGCAAGGCACAATAAATATAGACAGTTCAGAGGGAGCCGGAACTATAGTAAAATTAAGAATGCCTTTTGGTATTCCAAGCAAGAATTAA
- the rnpA gene encoding ribonuclease P protein component, with protein MENCYREYSLKLYSKERLKHRSDISAFFNNSSSVKRIYNSKYTVLLLENNRSYSRFAVTIKKNKTNSVGRNRVKRIVREIYRTQKDKIPVGYDYFIIVNRFDSYKLPSFDDYKKDLLKLFQKVLHI; from the coding sequence ATGGAAAACTGTTACAGGGAATACTCATTAAAATTGTATAGTAAAGAGCGGTTAAAGCACAGAAGCGATATATCAGCATTCTTTAATAATAGCAGCAGTGTTAAAAGAATTTATAATTCTAAATACACTGTGCTCTTATTAGAAAATAATCGCTCATATTCTAGGTTTGCTGTAACTATAAAAAAAAATAAAACTAATTCTGTGGGTAGAAATAGAGTTAAGAGAATAGTTAGAGAAATATATAGAACTCAAAAAGATAAAATTCCTGTTGGATATGATTATTTTATTATAGTTAATAGGTTTGATAGTTATAAGCTGCCTTCATTTGATGATTATAAAAAAGACTTATTAAAATTATTTCAGAAGGTTTTGCATATATGA
- the deoC gene encoding deoxyribose-phosphate aldolase — MDNLNKLIDHTILRADATIDEIRKLCIEAKEYGFYSVCVNSAYVNVAYNFLLHSDVKVCSVVGFPLGAMMKEAKAYETKVAVDSGADEIDMVVNVGFLKSKKIDLFERDIKKVRDACHASILKVIIETCLLTDKEKVLACKIAKECGADFVKTSTGFSTGGATEHDVKLMREAVGKEMGVKASGGIKTYEDALKMIEAGANRLGTSSSIAIVKSASK, encoded by the coding sequence ATGGATAATCTTAATAAATTAATAGACCATACTATTTTAAGAGCTGATGCAACGATAGATGAAATAAGAAAGCTGTGTATAGAAGCTAAAGAATATGGATTCTATTCTGTATGCGTAAATTCAGCTTATGTAAATGTAGCTTATAATTTTTTATTGCATTCAGATGTAAAAGTATGTTCGGTGGTAGGCTTTCCTTTGGGTGCTATGATGAAAGAGGCAAAAGCTTATGAAACAAAAGTTGCAGTTGATAGCGGAGCTGATGAAATAGATATGGTAGTAAATGTTGGTTTCTTAAAAAGTAAAAAAATAGATCTTTTTGAAAGAGATATAAAAAAAGTAAGAGATGCATGCCATGCCAGCATATTAAAAGTAATTATAGAAACTTGTCTTCTAACAGATAAAGAAAAAGTATTGGCATGTAAAATAGCAAAAGAATGCGGTGCCGATTTTGTGAAAACTTCTACAGGATTTTCTACAGGCGGAGCAACAGAACATGATGTAAAACTTATGCGTGAAGCTGTAGGAAAAGAAATGGGAGTTAAAGCTTCAGGAGGCATAAAAACTTATGAAGATGCTTTAAAAATGATAGAAGCAGGTGCAAATAGATTAGGAACAAGCAGCAGTATAGCAATAGTAAAATCAGCATCAAAATAG
- a CDS encoding ATP-binding protein, with protein MKKYLLENKLEDITPLIENLSAEVKKYIPNNEMDLFSAALYEVIMNAIEHGNLNILYETKKNWLKKNIYHKKLKELLKTEKAKNTHVEITLQIEDDNIIIAVKDQGLGFKPKQEAKKINNDGFARESGRGIMMIKSYFDEVKFNKKGNVITLIKLIKKE; from the coding sequence ATGAAGAAATACTTACTTGAGAATAAATTGGAAGATATTACTCCATTAATAGAAAATTTATCTGCTGAGGTAAAAAAATATATACCAAATAATGAAATGGATTTATTTTCTGCTGCTTTATATGAAGTAATTATGAATGCAATTGAGCATGGAAATCTTAATATCTTATATGAAACTAAAAAAAATTGGCTCAAGAAAAATATTTACCATAAAAAATTAAAAGAACTTCTAAAAACTGAAAAAGCCAAAAATACACATGTAGAAATAACATTGCAGATAGAAGATGATAATATTATTATTGCTGTTAAAGATCAGGGACTTGGATTTAAACCTAAACAGGAAGCTAAAAAAATAAATAATGATGGATTTGCACGTGAAAGCGGAAGAGGAATTATGATGATTAAATCATACTTTGATGAAGTAAAATTTAATAAAAAAGGCAATGTTATAACATTAATAAAATTAATAAAAAAAGAGTAG
- a CDS encoding DegT/DnrJ/EryC1/StrS family aminotransferase — protein sequence MKYMNLYRGYEKRKEAIDKKISSIIERSQFIFGEELETLEKELSNYTGAKYAVGVSSGHVGLVLSLLALGFNAGEDHSQKEVIVPAMTFFSTAEAPAFLGMKVRVCDIDEYFNMDVKKLESLINKNTAAIIPVNLFGQCANFDVILDIAKKNNIFVIEDACQSFGASYKNIKSCSGKLGDIAVTSFFPAKPLGCFGDGGMVFTNNEELYKNLKQLRHHGDEGGMIHVKLGTTGRLDNLQAGILLEKFKGFDADMDHRRSAAEYYNEKLKDVVKVPQVAEYTQSVHAQYVIQVENNRDEVRTKLNELGIPTALYYPHPIHLAPILVKKLGYKEGDMPVSEYASKHNLALPIDNDILKEEQDIVIEAVKKVVNK from the coding sequence ATGAAATATATGAACCTTTACAGAGGATATGAAAAGCGAAAAGAAGCCATTGATAAAAAAATATCTTCTATTATAGAAAGAAGCCAATTTATATTCGGCGAAGAGTTAGAAACATTAGAAAAAGAATTATCAAACTATACAGGTGCTAAATATGCTGTTGGAGTTTCATCAGGACATGTTGGTTTAGTACTTTCCCTCTTAGCATTAGGATTCAATGCTGGAGAAGATCATTCTCAAAAAGAAGTAATAGTACCAGCTATGACATTTTTCTCAACTGCTGAGGCTCCTGCTTTTTTAGGCATGAAGGTAAGAGTTTGCGACATTGATGAATATTTTAATATGGATGTAAAAAAACTTGAAAGCTTAATAAATAAAAATACTGCTGCTATTATACCAGTTAATTTATTTGGTCAATGTGCTAATTTTGATGTTATACTAGATATCGCTAAAAAGAATAATATATTTGTTATAGAAGATGCTTGTCAGTCATTTGGAGCCAGCTATAAAAATATAAAATCATGTTCCGGAAAATTAGGAGATATCGCTGTAACATCATTTTTCCCAGCTAAACCTTTAGGCTGTTTTGGTGATGGCGGAATGGTATTCACTAATAATGAAGAATTATATAAAAACCTTAAACAGCTTCGTCATCATGGTGATGAAGGCGGAATGATTCATGTTAAATTAGGAACTACAGGAAGACTTGATAATTTACAAGCTGGTATTTTGCTTGAGAAATTCAAAGGCTTTGATGCTGATATGGATCATAGAAGAAGTGCTGCAGAATACTATAATGAAAAATTAAAAGATGTAGTAAAAGTACCTCAAGTTGCTGAGTATACTCAAAGCGTACATGCTCAGTATGTTATACAGGTAGAAAATAACAGAGATGAAGTAAGAACTAAATTAAATGAATTAGGAATACCTACAGCACTTTATTATCCACACCCTATACATTTGGCTCCTATACTTGTAAAAAAATTGGGATATAAAGAAGGAGATATGCCTGTATCAGAATATGCTTCAAAACATAATTTGGCTTTGCCTATAGATAATGATATTCTTAAAGAAGAACAGGATATTGTTATAGAGGCTGTCAAAAAGGTAGTTAATAAATAA
- the rpmH gene encoding 50S ribosomal protein L34 produces MKRTYQPSKLRRARKFGFFKRMATKHGRDVLKRRRRKGRYRLTAADE; encoded by the coding sequence ATGAAACGAACTTATCAGCCAAGTAAGTTGCGTCGTGCCAGAAAATTCGGATTTTTTAAACGTATGGCAACTAAACATGGACGAGATGTTTTAAAACGCAGAAGAAGAAAAGGTAGATATCGCTTAACTGCAGCAGATGAGTAA
- a CDS encoding nucleoside phosphorylase: protein MEYNEPKAFYDEDAFKNNLLQYHIKLKKGDVARYVLLPGDPKRVGYIAKFLDNPELKADYREYVTVTGKYKGVDVSVTSTGIGGPSASIAMEELIKVGANTFIRVGTAGGLSLKVRPNDLAIAQAAIKDEGTTKEYIPLEYPAIANTDVMLALRDAAKKINANYHIGVVHSKDCFYGELEPQNSFFREKFENNLKYYTLCGAIASEMECAALFACASLRKVRAGGIMHIVENTMVERMGTHLEYSDNIENMILTALEAIILLNEKDKKAEKK, encoded by the coding sequence ATGGAATATAATGAACCTAAAGCATTCTATGATGAAGATGCATTTAAAAATAATCTTCTTCAATACCATATAAAATTAAAAAAAGGCGATGTTGCGAGATATGTACTTCTTCCTGGAGATCCTAAAAGAGTGGGATATATTGCAAAATTTTTGGATAATCCTGAATTAAAAGCTGATTACAGAGAATATGTTACTGTAACAGGTAAATATAAAGGAGTAGATGTTTCTGTAACTTCTACAGGTATAGGAGGCCCTTCAGCTTCAATAGCTATGGAAGAACTTATTAAAGTTGGTGCTAATACATTTATAAGAGTTGGAACTGCAGGCGGACTTAGCCTTAAAGTAAGGCCTAATGATTTAGCAATAGCCCAGGCTGCAATAAAAGATGAAGGCACTACAAAAGAATACATACCTCTTGAATATCCTGCTATTGCAAATACTGATGTTATGCTCGCATTGAGAGATGCTGCTAAAAAAATAAATGCTAACTATCATATAGGTGTGGTTCATAGTAAAGATTGTTTCTATGGAGAATTAGAACCTCAGAATTCTTTTTTCAGAGAAAAATTTGAAAATAATCTTAAATATTATACATTATGCGGTGCTATAGCTTCAGAGATGGAATGTGCCGCTCTTTTTGCATGTGCCTCTTTAAGAAAGGTAAGAGCCGGTGGAATAATGCATATAGTGGAAAATACTATGGTTGAAAGAATGGGTACTCATTTAGAATACAGCGATAATATAGAAAATATGATATTAACAGCGTTAGAAGCTATTATTTTATTAAATGAAAAAGACAAAAAAGCTGAAAAGAAGTAA
- the yidC gene encoding membrane protein insertase YidC codes for MSNNKRMVIAIGLSAIIMFLYMFYQAKTVKPVYNSNVNTNSNAVSNNNTTSENTLLNTAQMQKIENTNASINNEKILENEYVIAIFKNGSLYSYKLKNYYPQDLGADATNEIIDMVEQVYEGIYPFTVTFQNLSNSIAIPENLDYQLIEESSDKVSFSANAIIDNTEVKITKTFTFGEDPYQLKNSVNIENIGEKDLSLFYSYFLATGIGPYRTDKNAIREDATKAQYLIKGNGKSKILLTGDIVKDNIFSRLFGFGSSSRGIKTNQMRYAVYEGEDKWVALNNRYFAIISSPAQSNNTVFETMTFSKPSTNEYRNDFHVANLMSKHTIKSGSSITDNYSVFMGPKVRRTFSKYYLEESYESIFQESFLGLNLRPLTYILDVILNALYNITKNYAWAILLFTFLFKLVTFPLNHASYKSMKKMQLVNPKIERIREQYKDNPDKLNAEIMAIYKKEKINPLGGCLPMLLPFPLLIAFFYLMQSMVELRNTPFLWITDLSSPDKLFVFPAGIPILGGFNFNLFPIVMAVTSYLSMKLQPSSSASGGGAAATQMKMMTTIFPLMMLLMFYNFASGLALYWTAQNIFGVAQQFITSKIDKANTNEIVEEEEVKQSKKKKKKRK; via the coding sequence ATGAGCAATAATAAAAGAATGGTTATAGCTATTGGACTTTCCGCTATAATAATGTTTCTATACATGTTTTATCAGGCAAAAACAGTGAAGCCTGTTTATAATTCTAATGTAAATACAAATTCAAATGCTGTCAGTAATAATAATACAACTTCTGAAAACACTTTATTAAATACTGCTCAAATGCAAAAAATAGAAAATACAAATGCATCAATTAATAATGAAAAAATACTTGAAAATGAGTATGTTATAGCAATTTTTAAAAATGGTTCTTTGTATTCATATAAATTAAAAAATTATTATCCACAGGATTTAGGTGCGGATGCTACTAATGAAATTATTGATATGGTAGAGCAAGTTTATGAAGGTATTTATCCTTTCACTGTAACTTTTCAAAACCTATCAAATTCTATCGCAATACCTGAAAATTTGGATTACCAATTGATAGAAGAAAGCAGCGATAAAGTTTCATTTTCTGCTAATGCTATTATAGATAATACAGAAGTTAAAATAACTAAAACTTTCACTTTTGGTGAGGATCCTTATCAGTTAAAAAATTCTGTTAATATAGAGAATATCGGTGAAAAAGATCTTTCTCTATTCTACTCATATTTCTTGGCTACAGGTATAGGGCCATATAGAACAGATAAAAATGCTATAAGAGAAGATGCTACTAAGGCGCAATATCTGATAAAAGGAAATGGTAAATCCAAAATATTATTAACAGGAGATATAGTAAAAGATAATATTTTCTCTAGATTATTTGGATTTGGCTCTTCTTCAAGAGGAATTAAAACTAATCAGATGAGATATGCTGTATATGAAGGTGAGGATAAATGGGTAGCTTTGAATAATAGATATTTTGCTATTATTTCTTCTCCTGCTCAATCTAATAATACAGTTTTTGAAACAATGACTTTTTCTAAACCTTCGACTAATGAATATAGAAATGATTTTCATGTAGCAAATTTAATGTCTAAACATACTATTAAAAGCGGTTCTTCTATTACTGATAATTATTCAGTATTTATGGGACCTAAAGTAAGAAGAACTTTTTCTAAATATTATTTGGAAGAATCTTATGAGTCTATATTCCAAGAATCCTTTTTAGGACTTAATTTGAGACCATTAACTTATATATTGGATGTTATTCTTAATGCTTTGTATAATATTACAAAAAATTATGCTTGGGCTATATTACTGTTTACATTCTTGTTTAAGCTTGTAACTTTTCCGCTCAATCATGCTTCTTATAAATCTATGAAAAAGATGCAGTTGGTTAATCCTAAAATAGAACGTATAAGGGAGCAGTATAAAGATAACCCTGATAAATTGAATGCTGAAATAATGGCTATTTATAAAAAAGAGAAGATTAATCCTTTAGGAGGATGTCTTCCTATGCTTCTTCCATTTCCACTTTTGATAGCATTTTTCTATCTTATGCAGTCTATGGTAGAATTAAGGAATACTCCATTCTTATGGATAACAGACCTTTCTTCTCCTGATAAGTTATTTGTATTTCCGGCAGGAATACCTATATTAGGTGGATTTAATTTTAACTTATTCCCTATAGTGATGGCTGTAACAAGTTATTTAAGTATGAAACTTCAGCCTTCATCTTCTGCATCAGGTGGCGGAGCTGCTGCAACGCAAATGAAAATGATGACTACTATTTTCCCGCTTATGATGCTTCTTATGTTCTATAATTTTGCAAGCGGTCTTGCTTTATATTGGACAGCACAGAATATATTTGGGGTTGCTCAGCAGTTCATAACTTCAAAGATAGATAAAGCTAATACAAATGAGATAGTTGAAGAAGAGGAAGTAAAACAATCAAAAAAGAAAAAGAAAAAAAGAAAGTAA
- a CDS encoding ATP-binding protein gives MSIEYCGNKVEKRLSVKIPSNKLLVPKVSNDFLSFLHSNGVKECDAFQIAFEEALTNAIIHGNKNDCDKNVNVCFHIDDEMVKVIIEDEGDGFDYFSAMICLTESQDNIYKDSGRGIFLISLYTDDFYFEDNGRRIIIIKNRD, from the coding sequence ATGAGTATAGAATATTGCGGAAATAAAGTAGAAAAAAGATTATCGGTAAAAATTCCTAGTAATAAGTTATTGGTACCTAAAGTTTCCAATGATTTTTTATCCTTTTTACATTCTAATGGAGTAAAAGAATGTGATGCATTTCAAATAGCTTTTGAGGAAGCTTTGACTAATGCTATAATTCATGGAAATAAAAATGATTGTGATAAAAATGTAAATGTATGCTTCCATATTGATGATGAAATGGTTAAAGTAATTATAGAAGATGAGGGAGATGGATTTGATTATTTTTCTGCTATGATATGTTTAACAGAATCACAGGATAATATTTATAAAGACAGCGGAAGAGGAATATTTCTTATTTCTTTATATACAGATGATTTTTATTTTGAAGATAATGGAAGAAGGATAATAATAATAAAAAATAGAGATTAA
- the yidD gene encoding membrane protein insertion efficiency factor YidD has translation MKNVLLFLIFLYQKAISPYLRPSCRYIPSCSEYAKQAVIKYGAIKGGFLAIARVLRCNPLAKKIYDPVP, from the coding sequence ATGAAAAATGTTCTTTTGTTTTTGATTTTTTTATATCAGAAAGCTATTTCCCCTTATTTAAGACCTTCCTGCAGATATATACCTTCATGTTCTGAATATGCTAAACAGGCTGTAATTAAATATGGAGCTATAAAGGGTGGTTTTCTTGCAATTGCCAGAGTACTGAGATGTAACCCGCTAGCAAAAAAAATATATGATCCTGTACCATAG